A segment of the Bacillus sp. es.034 genome:
ATTTCACATATGTAGGGTTCCCCATCAGTGAAACAGCTGAAGAAATCCATTCATATTGAGTCAGGGCACCCAATGTGACGATCCCCCCCATGGATGTACCGGCAACACCGATTCCATGTGGTGCAATCAGCCCTTTTTCTTCAAAGTGCTCTTTCAAGATAGATAGTTCATGAATGGTATTCAACACGATCTTCCAAAAAACTTCTCCTAACTGATACTCCGACTTTCCGGAAGATCGTTCTCCGTGCTCTAAACAATCCGGGAGTATCACTCTGAACCCCTTTTCAGCAAGAAGGTATGCGTAGTGAAGATTATGCTCTTTCGCACTCGTAAAGCCGTGAATAAAGAAGCATGTCGGTAACGGTTTATCCATGTCCTCTTCCCTCACAAGATGAAGGAATGGGATCGTTTGTATGTTTGATTTATCTATAAGAATCATGATGGTTCTCTCCCTCCTGATTGCTTTTCACTTTACTATGATATCCTAGATTTGGTAGTATGTATAATATTTAAATCGAAGGCGTATGTAAACATTTCTTAAAATCTATGTGCAGGCAGTGGACAACTTTTCACGTGAAGCGCTACACTAGAATAGCCTTCATACCAATAAGATTGGGGATTTGTATTCATGAACTCACAAGAAAAACATCTGATTGTTCTGGATCTCGATGGGACATTATTAACCGATGAGAAGAAAATCTCGTCCAAAACACATGACATATTAAAAAAAGCGCGCCATAGAGGGCATGAAGTGATGATTGCAACAGGCAGGCCGTTTCGTGCTAGTGAATTGTATTATCAACAAATGCAGTTGACCACTCCCATTGTCAATTTCAATGGGGCATTCGTGCATCACCCGACGGACCCATCATGGGGAGTCTACCATGAACCGATGGATCTGAAAGTGGCCAAACAAATCATCGATGCATGTGATGATTTCACGTTCCGTAATATCGTCGCTGAAGTGATGGATGATGTCTATCTTCATTATCATGACGAAAAGATCATCGATGTATTCATGATGGGTAATCCATCCATCTCAACAGGTGATATCCGGAATGTATTATCAGATCACCCTACATCCATGCTTATTCACGCTGAAGAAGAGGATGTAGCCGACATTCGCGCCCACCTCGATGATGTTCATGCAGAACTGATCGACCATCGCCGCTGGGCAGCACCTTGGCATATCATTGAGATCGTTAAATCCGGATTGAATAAAGCAGTAGGGATAGAGCGTGTCGCTTCTTCCTTGAACATCCCTCAAGAAAGGATCATCGCATTCGGGGATGAGGATAACGATCTGGAAATGCTCGAATACGCCGGAACAGGTGTGGCCATGGGTAATGCCATCGCTCCACTGAAGGATATTGCCAATGAAGTGACACTTTCGAATGAAGAGGATGGCATCGGGCGTTATCTGCAAAAACGCTTCGACTTATAAATCTGATGGAAGCGGTGGGTAAATCTTCTTACTGTACGTTCCGCCTCCGAGAGCCATACTAGAGAAGAACGCATCCAGCGTTCCAACTTGCACAAGGGGTGGTAAGTGATGGGTAGAAATAAATCGAAACGATTTGTACAACAAGGTAAAATTGCTGTATCAAAACATGACGAACGTATCCCGTATCATCTGACGTATGCAGAAGCAGAAGCTAAGAAGCTTGCTTCACATGGTGACGGTGCAGGGGGTCTGGAATAATGAGCAATCCTCTATTCCAACAGGCACGTAACGCTGTATCTTCAGCTAAACAGGCATGCAGTACGGGAGAAAACGCTCAAATGTCCATTGATAAAGCGAAAAATGCTTTGTCATCTGCTTACGCTAACTCGAATGTCGAAGAGCAGAAGCAGCTTCACGCTCTTCAAGATGAGTTGAACCGCCTATCATAAGCGAAATCAAACAGGGTTGCCCGTAAAAAGGCAACCCTGTTTATTTTATGGAAGAGCGACAAAATATGTGTGAATGATTCTGCCATCCCCCTCATCCCGCTCATATAAATTCAGGAACAGCTTTCCATTTCTCCTTTTCAACTCAGGGAGTATGATGGAAAATCCCGCCCAGGAAGGAGCTTCTTTATTCACTTTCATCAGCGTTTCCGGGAGGAGAACCCGATGTCCATCCTCAACCACATAGTAAAAACTCCCACTCGATACTCGGGCTTGCCCAGTGACCGTAAAGCGCCCCTTGACTTCCCGTACAATAACATCTTTAAAGGACGGGTGTTCCTGAGGTAAAACGCTCTCTGCTCCCGGTTTCAAGGGCGCCCCCAGTAACAGGATGGAGCAGATCAGTACATACACGATGGCTTTCAAGGTGATACCCCTTTCTATCTAGGTTCACCCATAGTATTTGTTAAACACGAGAATCTAATCTTTTCGAAAGAACCCGAATATCCCGGTTGTCTGGACGATATTTGTAAAGGCATTAGGATCCACGTCCTTGATCGTATGTTCAAGCTCGTACAATTCATACCGTGAAATGACGATGATCAACATTTCCTTGTCCTCTCCGGAAAATGCCCCTTTGGCGGGCAACGTCGTGATTCCCCTTATGAGCTTGGAATGGATGGCTTCCCGCAATTCGTTCGATTTCTTCGTGACGATCATCGCAGTCAGCTTCTCATGTCGTGTATGGATGGCATCGATGACACGTGTGGAAGCGTATAATGTCACTAATGTATACAGTGCTTTTTCCCATCCGTACAGGAACCCTGCAGACGTGATGATCACGGCATTCATCAAGAAGAAATAAGATCCGACCGGCTTATCTTTCATTCTTGACAGGATCATGGCGATGATATCCATCCCCCCGGTGGATGCTCCCCATTTCAATGTGATACCGACACCGACAGCGGCTATGACCCCGCCGAATACCGCATTCAAAAGGATGTCCGGTGATAATTTAATGACCGGGAGCACTTCCAGGAAAAAGGAAGTCAGAAACACGGAAATAAAGCTATACACAGTAAAGGAACGGCCGACCTTAAGCCACCCCAGAATGGTTACAGGAATATTAAGGATGAATAATAAAATACCTGTTGAAATATTGAATGGTGCAAACTCCTTCAATAAGCTCGACAGCAGCTGGGCAAGTCCCGTAAAGCCGCTCGCATACACATTTGCCGGAATAAGAAAGAAGTTCATGGCAATGGCCCCTAAAAGGGATCCGACCAGGACCACGACAAATTTCTTCGCCTCTAATTGAACATGATCTCTCGACATACACATACCTCCTACATCTTGATGTTATTTTCTATGTTCCACATTTCATCTTACCTAAACTCCTTCTACTATTCATCTTTTTATCCTAATTCATGTTCAATCGATTGTTATTTTCATTAAAAATCGCTAGACTAAAGCTATAAAGATAAGTCAAAGGATGATGAGGATGACAGTAAAATTATTTGCTGATAGTGCAAGCGATCTTCCTGCTGCCTATTTCAACGAACACAACATAGAGCTTCTTCCACTTAAAGTACATATAGATGGCCAGGACTACGAGGACTTGATCACCATTGAACCGAAAACCGTATTCAATAAAATCAGGGACGGACATATGCCGAAAACGTCCCAAGTCTCACCGGACCTGTTCCTTAAAAAGTTCACACAGCTTGCAGAATCGAATCAAGCGGGCATTTACGTTGCCTTCTCTTCCCAATTATCAGGCACGTATCAAACCGCTGTCATGATCCGGGATCAGGTAAAAGAAGATTACCCTGATCTTGATTTGACCATCATTGATTCGAAATGCGCTTCACTCGGATATGGGTTGGTCGTCATGAAAGCGGCCGAACTCCTGAACAATGGCGGGTCAAAAGAAGAAATCATCGAAGCCTCCCGGTTTAACTCTGAGCATATGGAACATCTCTTCACCGTGGAAGATCTTGAATACCTCGCAAAAGGTGGGCGGGTTTCAAAAGCTTCAGCCTTTTTAGGCGGACTGCTTAACATCAAGCCTCTTCTTCACATGGAAGATGGTAAGCTTGTCCCGCTTGAAAAATTACGCGGAAAAAAGAAACTTCTTAAACGTATTTTAGATATGATGGAAGAACGTGGTGAGAATCTTTCTGACCAGGTGATTGCCATCAGTCACGGCGACGATGAAGAGTTTGCCCTTGAAATGAAGCAGCTCATCGAGGAAAAATTTTCACCGAAGGACGTTTACATCAGTATTATTGGATGTGCCATAGGTTCTCATACAGGTACAGGGACCTTAGCCATATTTTTCTTAAACCAGCACTCATAAACTTCTCTCCCCTTCCCCATACTAATAACGAGATCCAATACGGAAGGGAGAATCATCATGCCACATACATCTGATAATGAAAAAAAGGCGAGGGACAACAATGCCCTGCGCCAGGAAAAGAATAAAATCAAAGAAGTAAACCGGAAAGCCGGTAAAAATCAATACTCCAAAAAAACGGATCATCTGTAAGGGATGGACCGGCCGGAAGTCACCCGTTCTTTCATGAATGGGTGGCTTTTGTTTTTATTTCAAAAAACCTCCACTATTTCAACCAAAGAAGTTGTATGTCCCGTCACAGCTTGTCTATAATGAAAAGAGAAAAAAGTATGGAGGGGTTACATATGGCAAAGGAAAGTTCGTTCGACATAGTATCCAAAGTGGATATGTCAGAAGTGAGCAATGCGATTCAAATTGCGTTAAAAGAGGTTCAAACCCGCTATGACTTCAAAGGGAGCAAAAGTGACATTAAATTAGACGGTGAGGAAATCGTCCTCGTCTCCGAT
Coding sequences within it:
- a CDS encoding prolyl oligopeptidase family serine peptidase gives rise to the protein MILIDKSNIQTIPFLHLVREEDMDKPLPTCFFIHGFTSAKEHNLHYAYLLAEKGFRVILPDCLEHGERSSGKSEYQLGEVFWKIVLNTIHELSILKEHFEEKGLIAPHGIGVAGTSMGGIVTLGALTQYEWISSAVSLMGNPTYVKFAQAQLAQVESLGYDLPFSEGEIESMMSELAHYDLSLQPEKLRGRPLMFWHGKRDKVVPFHLTREFYDSILPYYEKREDHLLFIEDDKADHKVTREGVLRLVEWFEKHLSA
- a CDS encoding Cof-type HAD-IIB family hydrolase: MNSQEKHLIVLDLDGTLLTDEKKISSKTHDILKKARHRGHEVMIATGRPFRASELYYQQMQLTTPIVNFNGAFVHHPTDPSWGVYHEPMDLKVAKQIIDACDDFTFRNIVAEVMDDVYLHYHDEKIIDVFMMGNPSISTGDIRNVLSDHPTSMLIHAEEEDVADIRAHLDDVHAELIDHRRWAAPWHIIEIVKSGLNKAVGIERVASSLNIPQERIIAFGDEDNDLEMLEYAGTGVAMGNAIAPLKDIANEVTLSNEEDGIGRYLQKRFDL
- a CDS encoding DUF3813 domain-containing protein, giving the protein MSNPLFQQARNAVSSAKQACSTGENAQMSIDKAKNALSSAYANSNVEEQKQLHALQDELNRLS
- a CDS encoding Gmad2 immunoglobulin-like domain-containing protein, producing MKAIVYVLICSILLLGAPLKPGAESVLPQEHPSFKDVIVREVKGRFTVTGQARVSSGSFYYVVEDGHRVLLPETLMKVNKEAPSWAGFSIILPELKRRNGKLFLNLYERDEGDGRIIHTYFVALP
- a CDS encoding YitT family protein, whose protein sequence is MSRDHVQLEAKKFVVVLVGSLLGAIAMNFFLIPANVYASGFTGLAQLLSSLLKEFAPFNISTGILLFILNIPVTILGWLKVGRSFTVYSFISVFLTSFFLEVLPVIKLSPDILLNAVFGGVIAAVGVGITLKWGASTGGMDIIAMILSRMKDKPVGSYFFLMNAVIITSAGFLYGWEKALYTLVTLYASTRVIDAIHTRHEKLTAMIVTKKSNELREAIHSKLIRGITTLPAKGAFSGEDKEMLIIVISRYELYELEHTIKDVDPNAFTNIVQTTGIFGFFRKD
- a CDS encoding DegV family protein produces the protein MTVKLFADSASDLPAAYFNEHNIELLPLKVHIDGQDYEDLITIEPKTVFNKIRDGHMPKTSQVSPDLFLKKFTQLAESNQAGIYVAFSSQLSGTYQTAVMIRDQVKEDYPDLDLTIIDSKCASLGYGLVVMKAAELLNNGGSKEEIIEASRFNSEHMEHLFTVEDLEYLAKGGRVSKASAFLGGLLNIKPLLHMEDGKLVPLEKLRGKKKLLKRILDMMEERGENLSDQVIAISHGDDEEFALEMKQLIEEKFSPKDVYISIIGCAIGSHTGTGTLAIFFLNQHS
- a CDS encoding DUF3941 domain-containing protein, coding for MPHTSDNEKKARDNNALRQEKNKIKEVNRKAGKNQYSKKTDHL